One Aneurinibacillus migulanus genomic region harbors:
- the dapF gene encoding diaminopimelate epimerase, with amino-acid sequence MNFTKMNGLGNDFIIVAHFESLPDDAPQMARAMCDRHFGIGGDGLVFILPSEKADVRMRIINADGSEAEQCGNAVRCVAKYAYDYGLVLCEALTVETMAGIQHVWLTVEEGKATQVKVDMGAPILRGEAIPVGVNAENVVDHPIEADGAAFAFTGVSMGNPHAVIFVEDAPRFEVEKWGPVLETHSLFPNKANIEFVSVISPTEVEMRVWERGCGQTFACGTGACATVVAGALTGRTERRVLVHLKGGDLEIEWSETDNRIYMTGPAEEVFAGNWHKS; translated from the coding sequence TTGAATTTCACAAAGATGAATGGGTTGGGCAACGATTTTATTATCGTTGCCCATTTTGAGAGTTTACCGGATGATGCGCCACAGATGGCGCGTGCAATGTGTGACCGGCATTTTGGTATCGGCGGAGACGGACTGGTCTTTATCTTGCCGTCGGAGAAGGCTGACGTCCGTATGCGTATCATAAACGCAGACGGTTCAGAAGCCGAGCAGTGCGGCAACGCGGTACGCTGTGTTGCTAAGTATGCGTACGATTATGGATTGGTCCTTTGTGAGGCGCTGACAGTGGAGACAATGGCAGGTATTCAACACGTATGGCTGACCGTCGAGGAAGGGAAGGCCACACAAGTAAAGGTGGATATGGGAGCGCCCATTTTACGTGGAGAAGCGATTCCGGTTGGGGTAAATGCAGAGAACGTAGTCGATCATCCAATTGAAGCAGACGGAGCTGCATTTGCATTTACTGGTGTGTCAATGGGGAATCCTCATGCTGTTATATTTGTGGAAGATGCGCCGCGCTTCGAAGTAGAGAAGTGGGGGCCTGTGCTTGAGACGCACAGCCTGTTTCCGAATAAAGCGAATATCGAATTTGTTTCCGTTATTTCGCCAACTGAGGTAGAGATGCGCGTATGGGAACGCGGTTGCGGTCAAACGTTCGCCTGCGGAACAGGCGCATGTGCCACGGTGGTTGCCGGTGCGCTAACCGGACGGACGGAGCGCAGAGTGCTTGTCCATTTGAAAGGTGGAGACCTTGAAATTGAATGGAGCGAAACGGATAATCGGATATATATGACAGGTCCCGCCGAGGAAGTATTTGCTGGGAATTGGCACAAGTCGTAG
- a CDS encoding YicC/YloC family endoribonuclease, producing the protein MVYSMTGYGRAERKEEGVSFTVEMRSVNHRFSEVAVRMPRELSAFEDAVRKKVLSHIRRGRVDVFITIETETPPSSLKINWELARQYKEAAEKMAELLGVSPQMPVYELLSMPDVARAGDERSDLESYKAPLLAAVEEAIVMLVTMRKKEGQALRDDVLGRIEEMKHLVEELALFAPKVAEGYRERIFTRVQEYIQDRCDIDESRLLHEVAVFTERADISEEITRLRSHFVQFGQIADEPDAIGRKLDFLVQECHREINTIGAKANHLEISQKVVILKAELEKVKEQVQNIE; encoded by the coding sequence ATGGTATACAGCATGACGGGATACGGGCGAGCGGAGAGAAAGGAAGAGGGTGTGTCCTTTACGGTGGAAATGCGTTCTGTTAACCATCGTTTTAGTGAAGTGGCTGTTCGTATGCCGCGTGAGCTCTCCGCATTTGAGGATGCGGTACGCAAAAAGGTACTTTCCCATATCCGCAGAGGACGCGTCGATGTGTTCATTACAATTGAAACGGAAACGCCCCCTTCTTCACTAAAAATAAACTGGGAGCTTGCCCGTCAATATAAGGAAGCGGCCGAAAAAATGGCTGAATTACTCGGAGTTTCGCCACAGATGCCTGTTTATGAGCTATTATCCATGCCGGATGTAGCCCGGGCAGGGGATGAGAGGTCAGATTTGGAGAGTTACAAAGCTCCGCTCCTTGCAGCAGTTGAAGAAGCGATTGTCATGCTTGTGACAATGCGTAAGAAAGAAGGACAGGCTCTAAGGGATGATGTGCTCGGACGCATCGAAGAGATGAAGCATCTGGTGGAGGAGTTGGCCTTGTTTGCACCTAAGGTCGCAGAAGGCTACCGTGAGAGAATTTTTACCCGAGTACAGGAATACATACAGGATCGTTGCGATATCGATGAATCTCGTCTGCTGCATGAGGTGGCGGTATTTACTGAGCGGGCTGATATTTCTGAGGAGATTACGCGACTGCGCAGCCACTTTGTTCAGTTTGGACAGATTGCTGATGAGCCGGATGCAATTGGACGTAAGCTTGACTTTCTTGTTCAAGAATGCCATCGTGAAATCAATACGATTGGTGCGAAGGCGAATCATTTGGAAATCAGTCAAAAAGTGGTCATCTTGAAAGCTGAACTAGAAAAAGTGAAAGAACAGGTGCAAAATATAGAGTAA
- the remA gene encoding extracellular matrix/biofilm regulator RemA yields MAIKLINIGFGNIVSANRIISIVSPESAPIKRIIQEARDRGMLIDATYGRRTRAVIVTDSDHVILSAVQPETVAHRLTSKDDDSDE; encoded by the coding sequence ATGGCCATTAAGTTGATTAATATTGGATTCGGCAATATTGTCTCAGCCAATCGCATTATTTCCATCGTGAGTCCGGAATCGGCTCCGATTAAACGCATCATTCAGGAAGCGCGGGACCGTGGAATGCTAATTGATGCCACGTACGGCAGACGTACAAGGGCGGTTATCGTAACGGATAGCGATCATGTAATTTTGTCGGCTGTGCAGCCAGAAACGGTGGCGCACAGGCTGACCAGTAAAGACGATGATTCTGACGAATAA
- the gmk gene encoding guanylate kinase yields MTQDRGLLLVLSGPSGVGKGTVCAALRPRMEELVYSVSATTRTPREGEVDGVNYFFKRRAEFESMIENDELLEWAEYVGNFYGTPRKFVEDTLASGRDVILEIEVQGALQVKEKFPEGIFLFLAPPDLKELRSRITGRGTETEESIRNRMMVAKAEIELMDHYNYVVVNDEVDKACERIQAIVTAEHLKKERQIEKYRHWIKEVF; encoded by the coding sequence ATGACGCAAGACAGAGGGTTGTTGCTTGTTTTGTCGGGACCGTCCGGCGTAGGAAAAGGAACGGTGTGCGCTGCGCTTCGGCCGCGCATGGAAGAATTGGTGTATTCAGTGTCAGCTACTACTCGTACGCCGCGCGAGGGAGAAGTAGACGGGGTGAACTATTTCTTCAAAAGAAGAGCTGAATTCGAATCAATGATTGAGAATGACGAGCTGCTAGAATGGGCAGAATATGTTGGTAATTTCTATGGTACGCCGCGCAAGTTTGTCGAAGATACACTGGCAAGCGGTCGTGATGTCATTCTGGAAATTGAAGTGCAGGGTGCGTTGCAGGTGAAAGAGAAGTTTCCGGAAGGGATTTTTCTATTTCTAGCACCACCTGATTTAAAGGAGCTTCGCTCGCGTATTACCGGTCGAGGGACCGAGACGGAGGAAAGCATTCGCAACCGAATGATGGTTGCGAAGGCAGAGATTGAGTTAATGGACCACTATAATTATGTGGTCGTTAACGACGAAGTGGACAAGGCGTGTGAACGTATCCAAGCGATTGTTACGGCTGAGCATTTAAAAAAAGAGCGGCAAATTGAGAAATATCGTCATTGGATTAAGGAGGTTTTTTAA
- the rpoZ gene encoding DNA-directed RNA polymerase subunit omega — MIYPSVDELLKKVDSKYTLVSIASKRARQMREQNKYLIDKPVSHKFVGTALEELYAGKIEFERK, encoded by the coding sequence ATGATTTATCCTTCAGTTGATGAACTGCTGAAAAAAGTAGACAGTAAATATACGTTGGTGAGTATTGCTTCCAAGCGTGCACGCCAGATGCGCGAGCAGAACAAGTATTTAATCGATAAGCCTGTTTCCCACAAGTTTGTCGGCACTGCGCTAGAAGAGCTGTACGCCGGTAAAATCGAATTCGAACGGAAGTAA
- the coaBC gene encoding bifunctional phosphopantothenoylcysteine decarboxylase/phosphopantothenate--cysteine ligase CoaBC: MKGKTIVIGVSGGIAIYKVADLCSKLTQRGADVWVLMTEAATKFVQPITFQALVRNPVLTDTFQEPNPAVISHIDVADRADLFLIAPATANVIGKMANGIADDIVTTAYLATKAPVWIAPAMNVNMYNHPAVQHNMRRLIDYGYRFVEPGEGYLACGWIGKGRMAEPMDILQQIEMLFADAQPRDMEGVRLLVTAGATRESVDPVRFFTNHSSGKMGYAIAEAAAKRGAHVTLVSGATHLTPPLDVEFVPVVSANDMYEAVMARYDDVDIVVKAAAVADYRPKNVHSQKMKKQSGGLVLEFERTRDILAELGKRKSTQFLVGFAAETENVEANARGKLERKNADMIVANNVAQSGAGFGTDTNIVTIYTRNGESLELPRMSKAEVANRLLDAVLAVRGEREE, from the coding sequence ATGAAAGGAAAGACAATCGTAATTGGCGTAAGCGGAGGCATTGCCATCTATAAAGTGGCCGATTTGTGTAGCAAGCTGACGCAACGGGGGGCAGATGTATGGGTGTTGATGACGGAAGCGGCAACCAAGTTCGTACAGCCCATTACATTCCAGGCGCTTGTGCGTAACCCGGTGTTGACCGATACGTTTCAGGAGCCAAATCCGGCCGTGATTTCACACATTGATGTGGCAGATCGGGCGGATTTGTTTTTGATCGCTCCAGCTACGGCCAATGTTATTGGTAAGATGGCGAATGGGATTGCTGATGATATCGTAACAACAGCCTATCTGGCGACGAAAGCTCCTGTGTGGATTGCGCCGGCAATGAACGTGAATATGTACAATCACCCAGCGGTACAGCATAATATGCGCCGGCTCATAGACTATGGTTATCGGTTTGTCGAACCGGGCGAAGGGTATTTAGCATGTGGTTGGATCGGCAAAGGACGCATGGCAGAGCCAATGGATATTCTCCAGCAAATCGAAATGCTCTTTGCCGATGCACAGCCGAGAGACATGGAAGGCGTGCGATTGCTCGTTACAGCCGGAGCTACGCGGGAGTCAGTTGATCCCGTTCGGTTTTTCACTAACCATTCATCCGGAAAGATGGGATACGCCATTGCGGAAGCTGCGGCGAAGCGGGGTGCCCATGTAACACTGGTAAGTGGGGCGACCCATCTAACACCGCCTTTGGATGTGGAATTTGTTCCGGTTGTTTCGGCTAATGACATGTATGAAGCTGTTATGGCTCGCTATGATGATGTGGATATTGTTGTTAAAGCAGCGGCCGTTGCTGATTACCGTCCAAAAAACGTACATAGTCAGAAAATGAAAAAGCAGTCCGGAGGCCTCGTATTGGAATTCGAACGCACGCGTGACATTCTTGCCGAGCTTGGCAAGCGAAAATCCACGCAGTTTCTTGTTGGGTTCGCGGCGGAGACAGAAAATGTAGAAGCGAATGCCCGCGGCAAGCTTGAGCGCAAAAACGCAGACATGATCGTGGCCAATAATGTGGCACAGAGTGGTGCAGGTTTCGGAACTGATACCAATATTGTTACCATCTATACAAGAAACGGAGAAAGCTTGGAGCTGCCGCGAATGAGTAAGGCTGAGGTCGCCAACCGCTTATTGGACGCGGTACTTGCAGTCCGCGGGGAGCGGGAAGAATAA
- the priA gene encoding primosomal protein N': protein MFAQVVVDVPVVDTDRPFDYRIPESLAPFVFVGSRVSVPFGPRKLQGFVVGLADTSEVEKTRDILDVLDVEPPLTEEMVWLARRISERYMCTYYTALQSMVPAVLRSSYDKQIFLTAAGEAFVSVLSDEQAFYEYIRNRQPVLWNKIMKEFPFAAAWLDEGLKKNRIRVEQIVGDRVTKKTITILSPAVSVEELEAAQGELSKTAVRQKEVLSHFIHFYGPIPQPELLSLLGVSNQAVKGLVDKGLLIKEEVEGYRDPFSGRTFTPAPKHPFTAQQKTVIDGIVEGMNPPVYYPCLLHGVTGSGKTEVYLEIMERTIDQGREAILLVPEISLTPQMVNRFKGRFGSQVAVMHSRLSQGERYDEWRKIRRGEVKVAIGARSAIFAPFQNLGLIILDEEHEGSYKQEETPRYHARTIAQYRGMHHHAVVILGSATPSMESYHEAKKGRIHFFEMRERVGNRPLPEVTVVDMREELRDGNRTMFSKPLMDSINNRLEKNEQIVMFLNRRGFSTFVMCRSCGYVAQCPHCDISLTYHRSNQTLRCHYCGYTEREPQICPECGSEHIRFFGTGTQKVEEELARYFPGIRVIRMDVDTTGRKGAHEKLLQDFREGKGDVLLGTQMIAKGLDFPNVTLVGVLAADSLLNLPDFRAAERTFQLVTQVGGRAGRHEKKGEVILQTYNTEHYSIQYASRHDYESFFVEEIKQRYEKNYPPYYRLVLFTFAHENVPLLVKISERFARKLRETIPPGAYLLGPVASPIARIKDRYRFQCMIKYKNDPRVLPAIHQVVRAFDEERKKTGIMLTVDVDPQMMM, encoded by the coding sequence ATGTTCGCCCAGGTTGTCGTCGATGTTCCGGTTGTAGATACTGACCGCCCGTTCGATTACCGAATTCCCGAGTCGCTTGCACCATTCGTATTTGTAGGCAGCCGGGTTTCTGTACCATTTGGACCGCGTAAGCTACAAGGCTTTGTCGTTGGGCTGGCAGATACATCAGAGGTAGAGAAAACACGTGACATTCTTGATGTTCTCGATGTGGAGCCACCTCTGACGGAAGAGATGGTATGGTTGGCCAGACGTATCAGTGAACGGTATATGTGTACGTATTATACGGCGCTACAGTCAATGGTTCCGGCAGTGCTGCGTTCGAGTTACGACAAACAAATTTTTCTGACGGCGGCAGGTGAAGCTTTCGTTTCCGTGCTATCGGATGAACAAGCTTTTTACGAATATATTAGAAACCGACAGCCTGTCCTGTGGAATAAAATAATGAAAGAGTTTCCCTTTGCTGCGGCCTGGTTGGATGAAGGGCTTAAAAAAAATCGAATTCGTGTGGAGCAAATCGTAGGGGATCGCGTTACTAAAAAAACGATAACTATTCTTTCGCCTGCCGTATCTGTTGAAGAATTGGAAGCGGCTCAAGGAGAACTTTCAAAAACCGCTGTACGCCAGAAAGAAGTTTTGTCGCACTTCATTCATTTCTATGGACCTATTCCACAACCCGAGCTTTTGTCTTTGCTCGGTGTTTCCAATCAGGCTGTCAAGGGACTGGTAGATAAAGGTCTGCTTATTAAAGAAGAAGTGGAAGGGTATCGCGATCCGTTTTCCGGACGCACGTTTACTCCGGCACCGAAGCATCCTTTTACTGCGCAGCAGAAGACGGTTATTGACGGGATCGTAGAAGGGATGAATCCACCAGTCTATTATCCTTGTCTGCTTCATGGCGTTACTGGCAGCGGAAAAACGGAAGTCTATCTTGAAATTATGGAACGCACCATCGATCAGGGTCGAGAAGCCATCCTGCTTGTACCGGAGATTTCGCTTACACCGCAGATGGTTAATCGGTTTAAAGGAAGGTTCGGCAGCCAGGTTGCGGTCATGCACAGCCGCCTCTCGCAGGGGGAACGCTACGATGAGTGGCGCAAAATCCGGCGTGGTGAGGTTAAGGTTGCCATTGGTGCCCGTTCAGCGATTTTTGCGCCGTTTCAAAACCTTGGCTTAATTATTCTTGATGAAGAACATGAAGGGTCCTATAAGCAGGAGGAGACGCCACGCTATCATGCGCGTACGATTGCCCAGTACCGCGGCATGCATCATCATGCGGTGGTTATTCTAGGTAGCGCCACTCCATCAATGGAATCCTACCATGAAGCGAAAAAAGGCCGCATCCATTTCTTTGAAATGCGGGAGCGGGTCGGAAATCGTCCCTTACCGGAGGTTACGGTCGTTGATATGCGGGAAGAATTAAGAGACGGGAACCGGACGATGTTCAGCAAACCTTTAATGGATTCAATAAACAATCGACTTGAGAAAAATGAGCAGATTGTTATGTTCTTGAATCGACGTGGATTCTCTACTTTTGTGATGTGCCGTTCGTGCGGCTATGTTGCCCAGTGCCCCCATTGTGATATTTCACTGACATACCATCGGAGCAATCAGACGTTACGGTGTCATTATTGTGGCTATACGGAGCGTGAGCCGCAGATCTGTCCGGAATGCGGGAGTGAGCATATTCGCTTCTTCGGAACGGGAACGCAGAAAGTGGAAGAGGAACTGGCCCGTTATTTCCCGGGAATTCGCGTGATTCGAATGGATGTAGATACAACGGGACGCAAAGGTGCACACGAAAAGCTGCTGCAGGATTTCCGAGAAGGAAAAGGAGATGTGTTGCTTGGCACGCAGATGATTGCCAAGGGACTCGACTTTCCGAATGTGACTCTTGTCGGCGTGTTGGCCGCGGACAGCTTGTTGAACCTGCCGGATTTTCGTGCAGCTGAACGGACATTTCAATTGGTTACACAGGTGGGTGGCCGGGCTGGACGTCATGAGAAAAAGGGTGAAGTGATTTTACAGACATATAATACTGAGCATTACAGTATTCAATACGCAAGCAGGCACGACTATGAATCGTTTTTTGTAGAGGAAATCAAGCAACGGTATGAGAAAAACTACCCGCCATATTACCGGCTGGTTCTGTTTACATTCGCTCATGAGAACGTCCCGCTACTTGTCAAGATATCGGAGAGGTTCGCCAGGAAACTGCGTGAGACGATTCCACCCGGTGCGTATTTGCTGGGGCCTGTCGCTTCACCTATTGCTCGCATTAAAGATAGATATCGTTTCCAATGCATGATAAAATATAAAAACGATCCGCGCGTCTTACCCGCTATCCACCAGGTTGTCCGGGCATTTGACGAAGAACGAAAGAAGACGGGGATTATGCTTACAGTAGATGTAGACCCGCAAATGATGATGTAA
- the def gene encoding peptide deformylase, producing MSIRMIVKHPNPVLREKCKEVTKFNPNLHKLLDDMAETMYDAEGVGLAAPQVGITKRVVVIDVGDGIIEMVNPEVIESKDEQFGPEGCLSIPGLLGDVRRANWVKAKAQDRNGNEIIIEGDELLARAIQHEIDHLNGVLFIDLAEKTYSGKE from the coding sequence ATGAGCATCCGTATGATTGTAAAGCATCCCAATCCGGTACTCCGGGAGAAGTGTAAAGAAGTGACGAAATTCAATCCGAATCTCCATAAATTGCTGGACGATATGGCTGAAACGATGTATGACGCAGAAGGCGTGGGCCTTGCCGCGCCGCAGGTCGGCATTACCAAACGGGTCGTTGTCATCGATGTTGGGGATGGTATTATCGAGATGGTTAATCCAGAGGTTATTGAGTCGAAAGACGAACAGTTTGGCCCGGAAGGTTGTCTTAGTATTCCGGGATTGCTGGGTGATGTGCGTCGAGCCAACTGGGTCAAGGCGAAAGCACAAGATCGGAACGGCAATGAGATTATCATAGAAGGAGACGAACTGCTAGCACGCGCCATTCAACATGAGATTGACCACTTAAACGGTGTGCTGTTCATTGATTTGGCTGAAAAAACGTATTCAGGAAAAGAATAA
- the fmt gene encoding methionyl-tRNA formyltransferase, protein MGTPDFAVPCLRKLIEKEYNVVAVVTQPDRPKGRKKQLAAPPVKEAALLFGLPVLQPEKLKVDGVQDILAYKPDLIVTAAFGQILPKELIDYPTYGCINVHASLLPQYRGGAPIHKAIMDGQPETGVTIMYMVEKLDAGDMLSQVRVPIEENDNVGTMHDKLSRAGATLLLETIPKLINGQCTPQPQDEAEVTYAWNIKREDERLDWTIPARALFNQVRGLNPWPVAYTVTEHDGQVVKVWEAEVHKEDGTNCEKPGTILSVAPEGIDVQAGDGVLRLTRIQPAGKKAMTVADYVRGSSTLAPGMRFVAGAADE, encoded by the coding sequence ATGGGCACCCCGGATTTCGCGGTGCCTTGTTTACGGAAATTAATAGAGAAGGAATATAATGTCGTGGCGGTTGTTACTCAGCCGGATCGACCAAAAGGACGCAAAAAACAGCTGGCCGCCCCACCGGTCAAAGAGGCGGCGCTCCTGTTTGGATTGCCGGTACTGCAGCCGGAGAAGCTAAAAGTGGATGGCGTACAGGACATTCTCGCTTACAAGCCGGATTTAATCGTCACGGCAGCATTTGGACAAATTCTACCGAAAGAGTTAATCGACTATCCTACATACGGATGTATTAACGTTCATGCTTCCCTGCTGCCGCAGTATCGAGGCGGCGCCCCTATTCATAAGGCGATTATGGATGGCCAACCAGAAACAGGTGTAACCATCATGTATATGGTAGAGAAATTGGACGCAGGTGATATGTTGAGCCAGGTACGTGTTCCAATTGAAGAAAATGATAATGTAGGCACTATGCATGACAAGCTTAGCCGCGCTGGTGCAACGCTTCTTCTGGAAACCATTCCGAAGCTCATTAACGGCCAATGTACACCTCAGCCGCAGGACGAGGCAGAGGTAACGTATGCGTGGAATATCAAGCGGGAGGACGAGCGTCTCGATTGGACCATACCTGCCCGTGCATTATTCAATCAGGTACGCGGGCTCAATCCATGGCCGGTAGCCTATACGGTGACAGAACACGATGGTCAAGTTGTAAAGGTATGGGAGGCGGAAGTGCATAAGGAAGACGGAACAAATTGTGAGAAACCGGGTACTATCCTGTCTGTAGCGCCGGAAGGGATCGATGTGCAGGCTGGTGACGGTGTGCTTCGCCTAACACGCATCCAACCTGCTGGGAAGAAGGCGATGACGGTCGCCGATTATGTACGCGGTAGTTCTACGCTCGCGCCCGGTATGCGCTTTGTGGCGGGGGCAGCTGATGAGTAA
- the rsmB gene encoding 16S rRNA (cytosine(967)-C(5))-methyltransferase RsmB yields MSKRRKSLPAPATARQLAVRVLTDIEEKQAYSNLELKSALGQTKLSRRDTGLATELVYGTLSRLNTLDWMLEQFVTQPLHKLEGWVHNLLRISFYQLSYLERVPDRAVVHEAVEIAKAWGHKGIAGMVNGVLRSRLREPEKTVIPDNLPLVSRISLTHSHPEWMVAEWIQLYGEAETEAMCAANNLPPVMSLRANALRVTRNELIAQISKQVTDAEIEPSAVAPEGVVASDIGNIAELPAYASGSCTVQDESSMLVARALAPEAGMKVLDMCAAPGGKATHIAELMKNKGEVTALDVHPHKIRLIEENAFRLGISIVESRKGDARNADELLAGRTFDRILVDAPCTGLGVIRRKPDIKWHKWQRDAAAISNIQYEILCTAARLVSPNGKIVYSTCTVQSEENERLIRRFLTEHTEWELDGTLAQDMPDALREKYATLFDGYMQILPHHFDTDGFFISRLKMKQ; encoded by the coding sequence ATGAGTAAGCGGAGAAAATCGTTGCCTGCACCTGCGACCGCCCGTCAACTGGCTGTGCGTGTTTTGACGGATATTGAAGAAAAACAGGCATACAGTAACTTAGAGCTTAAGTCTGCTCTTGGGCAGACGAAGCTTTCACGTCGTGATACGGGACTGGCAACTGAATTGGTATATGGGACGCTCAGCCGTTTAAACACCCTCGATTGGATGCTAGAACAGTTCGTCACCCAGCCCTTGCATAAGCTTGAAGGATGGGTGCATAATTTGTTGCGCATTAGTTTTTATCAGCTCTCCTATCTGGAGCGCGTTCCGGATCGGGCGGTGGTACATGAGGCAGTGGAGATCGCCAAGGCATGGGGGCATAAAGGAATTGCGGGCATGGTAAATGGTGTGTTGCGCAGTCGGCTGCGCGAGCCGGAGAAAACGGTCATACCAGATAATTTACCCCTTGTTTCGCGAATCTCACTTACCCATTCGCACCCGGAATGGATGGTAGCAGAGTGGATACAGCTGTACGGTGAGGCGGAGACGGAAGCGATGTGTGCGGCCAATAATCTGCCTCCGGTGATGAGTCTGCGTGCTAATGCATTACGTGTAACGAGGAACGAGCTGATTGCCCAGATTAGCAAACAGGTCACCGATGCGGAAATTGAGCCTTCTGCTGTGGCTCCTGAGGGGGTAGTGGCAAGCGATATCGGCAATATTGCCGAACTGCCAGCCTATGCAAGCGGTTCATGTACAGTACAGGATGAAAGCTCGATGCTGGTAGCCCGGGCACTTGCTCCAGAAGCGGGAATGAAGGTGCTCGATATGTGCGCAGCTCCTGGCGGCAAAGCGACGCATATTGCCGAATTAATGAAGAATAAAGGTGAGGTTACTGCACTTGATGTACATCCGCATAAAATCAGGCTGATCGAAGAGAATGCCTTTCGTCTTGGTATCTCGATTGTAGAAAGCAGGAAAGGCGATGCACGCAATGCGGACGAACTGCTCGCAGGGCGCACATTTGACCGGATACTGGTTGATGCTCCGTGTACCGGTCTTGGCGTCATTCGACGCAAGCCTGATATAAAGTGGCATAAGTGGCAAAGAGATGCGGCAGCTATTAGTAACATTCAATATGAAATCCTTTGTACGGCAGCCCGTCTTGTTTCTCCTAACGGGAAAATTGTCTATAGTACATGCACCGTTCAGTCGGAAGAAAATGAACGGTTAATCCGGCGCTTTCTTACAGAGCATACGGAATGGGAGCTAGACGGTACGCTGGCGCAGGATATGCCGGATGCCCTCAGAGAGAAGTATGCAACGCTTTTTGATGGATATATGCAGATCCTGCCCCATCATTTTGACACAGACGGCTTTTTTATTTCGCGCCTCAAAATGAAACAATAG